The Arthrobacter russicus genome has a segment encoding these proteins:
- the cmtR gene encoding Cd(II)/Pb(II)-sensing metalloregulatory transcriptional regulator CmtR produces the protein MLTIASRLDVMNRLGRAMADPTRSRILMTLLNAPSYPAVLSRELELTRSNVSNHLTCLRDCGIVVAEPEGRQTRYEIADPHLAAALVALVDVTLAVDEHAPCVDSSCTVPGCCGTGADA, from the coding sequence ATGCTGACTATTGCTTCGCGCCTCGACGTCATGAACCGGCTCGGCCGGGCCATGGCGGACCCGACGCGCTCCCGGATCTTGATGACTCTGCTGAACGCCCCGAGCTATCCGGCCGTGCTCTCGCGCGAGCTGGAGCTGACCCGCTCGAACGTCTCGAACCACCTGACGTGCCTGCGTGACTGCGGGATCGTGGTCGCCGAGCCTGAGGGTCGCCAGACGCGCTACGAGATCGCTGACCCGCATCTTGCGGCTGCGCTGGTCGCGCTCGTGGATGTGACGCTGGCGGTCGATGAGCACGCGCCGTGTGTGGACTCGTCGTGCACGGTGCCGGGCTGCTGCGGTACAGGGGCGGACGCGTGA
- a CDS encoding DUF6349 family protein, with the protein MPIVPARVRVRNDKGLTKQAREWITDHYPASAQVPGAPIITERGEYATRHVPNYSPWGGYDLSYTAVPAELRQKSEAAARRERLAQPEPSALVSRSRDRSLGL; encoded by the coding sequence CTGCCGATCGTCCCGGCGCGGGTGCGCGTCCGTAACGACAAGGGGCTGACGAAGCAGGCGCGCGAGTGGATTACCGACCACTACCCGGCTTCGGCGCAAGTGCCGGGCGCGCCGATCATCACCGAGCGCGGCGAGTACGCCACTCGGCATGTGCCGAACTACTCGCCGTGGGGCGGGTACGACCTCTCGTACACCGCCGTCCCGGCCGAGCTCCGACAGAAGTCGGAGGCAGCGGCGCGGCGCGAGCGCCTGGCGCAGCCGGAGCCATCGGCGCTCGTTTCACGGTCTCGGGATCGTAGCCTCGGCCTCTAG
- a CDS encoding heavy metal translocating P-type ATPase, with the protein MSAACSCEHEPATAAEDETEEVERPWWRDRGIMVPVFSGVAFLAGLILEWSGLEIPALVLFWIGLLLGASTFTPGAIRKLFKGKLGIGLLMTISAIGAVILGYVEEAAALAFLYSIAEALEDKAMDRARGGLRALLKLVPETATVLQSGVSAQVPARELTVGQVMVVRPGERIATDGIVRSGRSSLDTSAITGESIPVEVEPGDAVSAGAINSSGVLEVEATAAGTDNSLTTIVELVEKAQTEKGERARLADRIARPLVPGVLILAALVAIIGSLLGDPEVWITRALVVLVAASPCALAISVPLTVVAAIGAASKFGVIIKSGAVFERFGTVRHVAVDKTGTLTRNEPAVTAVLTANGIAEEQALAWAAALEQHSTHPLAAAITAAAPGVPVAADVTEQAGHGIDGTVDGARITVGSPRWLDAGELGDRVAGLEEQGMTVVIVHRDEAPVAAIGVRDELRPEVPEVVRTLADQGVGMTMLTGDNARTARALAAQAGIADVRAELRPEDKATAIGELSKAGSVAMIGDGINDAPALASADIGIAMGATGSDAAIESADVAFTGHDLRLIPRAFDHARRGRRIINQNIILSLLIITALLPLALFGVLGLAAVVLVHEVAEVIVILNGLRAARTRTPRMES; encoded by the coding sequence GTGAGCGCGGCGTGTAGCTGCGAGCACGAGCCTGCCACTGCGGCGGAGGATGAGACCGAAGAGGTGGAGCGGCCCTGGTGGAGGGACCGTGGGATCATGGTGCCGGTCTTCTCCGGTGTCGCGTTCCTGGCTGGTCTGATCCTTGAATGGTCCGGGCTCGAGATCCCGGCGCTCGTACTGTTCTGGATCGGCCTGCTGCTGGGCGCGTCGACGTTCACTCCTGGCGCGATTCGGAAGCTGTTCAAGGGCAAGCTCGGGATCGGGCTGCTGATGACGATCAGCGCGATCGGCGCGGTCATCCTCGGCTATGTGGAGGAGGCCGCTGCTCTGGCGTTCTTGTACTCGATTGCTGAGGCGCTTGAGGACAAGGCGATGGACCGTGCCCGTGGCGGCCTGCGGGCGCTGCTGAAGCTCGTGCCGGAGACGGCGACCGTGCTGCAGAGCGGCGTCTCTGCGCAGGTGCCGGCGAGGGAGTTGACGGTCGGCCAGGTCATGGTGGTCCGCCCGGGCGAACGGATCGCAACCGACGGGATCGTCCGCTCTGGCCGCTCAAGCCTGGACACCTCGGCGATCACCGGGGAGTCGATCCCCGTCGAGGTCGAGCCCGGGGACGCGGTGTCGGCCGGCGCGATTAACAGCTCCGGCGTGCTGGAGGTCGAGGCGACCGCGGCCGGTACCGATAACTCGCTTACGACGATCGTGGAGTTGGTCGAGAAAGCGCAGACGGAGAAGGGCGAGCGTGCGCGTCTCGCGGACCGGATCGCCCGCCCGCTCGTACCCGGTGTGCTGATTCTCGCAGCGCTCGTCGCGATCATTGGGTCACTGCTGGGCGACCCGGAGGTATGGATCACTCGTGCGCTCGTCGTGCTGGTAGCGGCCTCTCCGTGCGCGCTGGCGATCTCGGTGCCGTTGACGGTCGTTGCCGCGATCGGCGCGGCGAGCAAGTTCGGCGTGATCATCAAGTCCGGCGCGGTCTTCGAGCGCTTCGGCACGGTCCGGCACGTCGCGGTCGACAAGACCGGCACCCTGACCCGTAACGAGCCCGCGGTCACCGCGGTCCTCACTGCGAACGGCATTGCCGAGGAGCAGGCGCTGGCTTGGGCGGCGGCTCTGGAGCAGCACAGCACGCATCCCCTTGCGGCGGCGATCACCGCTGCAGCCCCGGGTGTTCCCGTGGCCGCGGATGTGACCGAGCAGGCCGGGCACGGCATCGACGGCACCGTCGATGGCGCTCGTATCACGGTCGGCAGCCCCCGCTGGCTCGACGCCGGCGAGCTCGGCGACCGGGTTGCAGGGCTTGAGGAGCAGGGCATGACTGTCGTGATCGTGCACCGCGACGAGGCACCGGTCGCGGCGATCGGCGTCCGCGACGAGCTGCGTCCGGAAGTCCCCGAGGTGGTCCGCACGCTTGCGGATCAGGGCGTCGGCATGACGATGCTCACCGGGGACAACGCCCGCACCGCTCGTGCGCTGGCTGCGCAGGCCGGGATCGCTGATGTGCGCGCGGAGCTGCGCCCTGAGGACAAGGCGACCGCGATCGGCGAGTTGTCGAAGGCGGGATCGGTCGCGATGATCGGTGACGGCATCAACGACGCCCCGGCCCTGGCGTCCGCGGACATCGGCATCGCGATGGGAGCGACCGGCTCCGATGCGGCGATCGAGTCTGCGGACGTGGCCTTCACGGGTCATGATCTGCGGCTCATCCCGCGGGCGTTCGATCACGCGCGGCGGGGCCGGCGGATCATCAACCAGAACATCATCCTGTCCCTGCTGATCATCACCGCACTGCTCCCGCTCGCGCTCTTCGGGGTCCTGGGGCTCGCGGCTGTCGTCCTGGTCCACGAGGTCGCGGAGGTCATCGTGATCCTCAACGGCCTGCGCGCCGCACGCACCCGCACACCACGAATGGAAAGCTGA